In Bacteroidales bacterium, the genomic window CTGATTGAGGAACTAAGCGTATTTGAGAACCTCTGGTACAACGCCAAATTCTGCTTTAAACAGCTTTCCAGCGAAGAGATCCGTGAGAAAGTAATCCACACTCTTACAAGCCTGGGACTCTTAGAGAAAAAAGACCTGAGGGTCGGTTCGGTCTTGAACAAGACCATCAGCGGGGTCCAGCGAAAAAGACTCAACATTGCCCTGGAACTGATCCGCGAACCTTCCATCCTCTTCCTGGACGAACCCACCTCGGGGCTTTCCTCGCGCGACTCCGAAAATGTGATGGACCTGCTCCGGGAACTCACCCTGAAGGGGAAACTGGTCTTTGTGGTCATTCACCAGCCCTCGTCGGAGCTATTTAAAATGTTCGACCAGGTGGTCATCCTGGATGACGGGGGACGTCTGGCCTATTACGGGAACCCGGTCGAAGCGGTGATCCATTTCCGGAAAGCCGATAAACAGGTGAATGCCACCGTGGGCGAATGCCCGTATGCGGCAATGTGAATCCCGAACAAATCTTCAATATTATCGAAGCCCGGCAGATTGATGAATATGGCAACTATACGGACCTTCGGAAGGTCTCGCCGGACACCTGGGAAGAGATGTACAAGGAGGCCGGGCCCCGGGAAGCGGCTCCCCCGCCAGACTCCCCGCCCCCGTCGAGCCTCCATGTCCCGGGATGGTCCGGGCAGCTGTTCAATTACATGAAACGGGATGCCCGCTCTAAGATCAACAACCGCCAGCAATTGTTACTGACCCTGCTGGTAAGTCCCCTGCTGGCCTTTATCCTGGCTTATATTGTCCGCTATGTGGTCGATCCGACCAGCGGCGACTACATTTTCAGGGAGAACGAAAACATCCCCATCTACATCTTCATGGCACTGATCGTGGCCCTTTTCCTGGGGCTGATCGTAAGTGCAGAAGAAATCTTCATGGACCGGAAGATCCTGAAAAGGGAGAAGTTCCTTCACCTGAGCCGCTCCGCCTACCTGCTGGCCAAAATCAAGATCCTGGTGCTCATCTCTGCCATCCAGTCGATCACTTTCGTCCTGGTTGCCAACGGCGTCCTGGAGATCAGGGGAATGACCTTTGCCTACTGGCTGGCTCTCTTTTCCACGGCGGTCTGTGCCAACCTGATCGGACTGGTCATCTCTTCGGCCTTCTCTTCGGCGATCGCCATTTATATCGTCATTCCGCTGGTGATGATCCCCATGATGATCCTGAGCGGAGCCCTGTTCTCATTTGACAAGCTGAACCGGAAGATCACCTCCATCGACAAGGTTCCCCTGGTGGCAGAGCTTATGCCCACCAAATGGTCGTACGAGGCCCTGATGGTGCAACAGTTCAAGGACAATACCTTCGAGAAAAATTTTTACGACTACGAGAAGCATATCTCCTACTACAACTTCAAGTCGGCCTACCTCACCCGTTTTTCTGCAGTCAAACGGGAAAAGGAGCGCTACCTGGGCAAGCTCATGGAGGACCGCCGTGATCTCTATTTCCGGTGGCTGAACCTCTATCACAATGAAAGTGTGGCCGACCAGGTGAAAAAGATCTATGAAAAGAACCAGATTATCGAATACGAGGGAGAGCTGTACCAGCAGATCGATCCGGTTTATCTGGACCCCCTCCCCGAAGGGCCCCTGGGGATCCGGTCCCACTTTTTCGCTCCCCGCAAGTATTTTCTGGGCAGCTATTACGATACCTATAATTTTAACATTTCCTTTATCTGGTTCATGACCCTCCTCCTTTACCTGGCCCTTTACTACGACCTCCTGGGGAAACTGATCAGAAGCCCCCTGTTCAAAGGAAAAACAAATTCGTAATCCCTGAAACCCTTTGCAGCGGCAACCGTTTAAAACTTAAACAACACCGCTTTTGCAAATTGCTATTTTTATACGTGGAACCAGGCCCATACAGCCTTTCAAAGAACAGATACTATGCTAAAACACTTATTGCTTCTGCTAACTGCCATTCTTCTCCTGGCTGCCTGTGGCCAGCGCCCGTCGGAGAACCTGGAAGTCAATATGGACGAGGTGGAAACGGGAGAACTCCAGATCTCCTCCGAAACCATGAATGAGATCATCCAGAACATTGCCTCCCCCATCGAGGTGGCAGCCCTGATCAATGCACTGAATGTTCCCTACTCCATTTCTTACCTGGCCGATCCGGAAAGCCTTTCCGCCAACACCACCAGCTTTGAAATGGCCTTCAGCCTGGGGGCCCTCAGCGCCGACCTGGGTTACCTCAACATGTACGAGAAAACTGGAACAGCCGTAAATTTCCTCTCCAGCATCAACCGCCTGGCCGAGGCACTTCAAATCGGGCAGTTTTTTGATTTTGCCACCATCAAACGGCTGGCGACCTCCAGCTCGGACCTGGATTCGCTGATGTTTATCTCGGTGAACAGTTTCAACAACATGGACGATTACCTGCGGGAGACCGACAGAAGCAACCTGTGCGCCCTGATGATTGCAGGAGTCTGGGTGGAAGGCCTCTACCTGGCCACCCAGGTGGCCCAGAAAAACAGCAACGAGGACCTGAAATCGATGATCGGGGAACAAAAACTGATCCTCAACGACCTGCTGCTGATACTGAATAACTACCGGAACGAAGAGACCATCGCCAGATATATCAACGATCTGGAAAAGATCAAAAGTGTCTACGACCAGGTAAAGATCACCTACGAAGTGGGCGAGCCGGAAACCATGGAAAAAGATGGCATGCTGATCGTCGTTCAAAGCGAATCGTCCCATGTCTCCATGAGCGAAGAGACCCTCCGGAAAATCATCGAAGTCACGGAAGAGGTCCGGAACCTGCATATGAACATCAAAGCCTAAGCGCCATGAAGATTCTGAAACCACTGATAGCCGTTATATTTGTCCTCCTGACCCTCTCCATGGTGCAGAGCGACCGCAAGGAACACGTTCAGGCCTGTGCCGAAAAAGCAGGCGAAGGCGCCATCTATCTCAAAGAATTTGTGGTGAGCCTCCCCAAAGCCGAAAAGGACCAGACCCCACCCGTCTACCGCCAGGCCGTCATCCTTCGCGGTAACAACATCTACCGCTTCAACCTCTGCAGCGACAAGGGCCAGACCATCATCCGCATCTACGACAGCTCCAACATGGTGCTCACCTCCTTCGACACCCGCACCGACCGCGACTTCAACCCCATCAACTTCCTCTGCCGCAAAACCGGCAAGTACTCCATCGTAATCAACTTCCGTGATGGGAAGGCTGGTGAGGCCGTTGGGATTATGTCTCATGTGATGAAGTAAAAGCCACATCGAATCTTATATCACCTCAATATGATCAAATGTCAGGTTACAAGTAACTTAAGGCATCTTACAACTAACTTACGCCATCTTACAAGACACTTTTGTCAGTTGACAGAACACCCCTCAAACAAATTGAGATTCTGAAGAATAATAATTAGCGGATTGTAATCTTCGATGCGTCCCCCCACTCAACACTTGATCCCAATATCAATTTTCCCTTCCCGCTGCCATTTTTGGAGCAGTAAAACACTTATGGGATTAAGGAATACTTTTGTTCCAAATGACATTTTATTCCTTGATATCTCGCTTTTGTACTGATCAAGCATCCAATGCAGTTTATCGTAATCAACATAGTGAATTTTGTTGTTTTCTCTTCCTTCTTCAATAAGAAGGCGAAATATGCTCTCATCTTTAACAACTCTATATAATACATAGGGAATAGTGGCACTAGTTTTATCTCTTCGGAGTCTTAACTCATCGAGGAGAATCCCATTCATTGCTTCGCGAAATAGATGTCTTCCTATCCCATCTTCATAATTATATTTGGATGGCAGCGAGAAAAAAAATTCAATCAATCTAACATCAAGAAAGGGATATCTATATTCAATGCCATGAGTCTTAGATAACAAATAAGAAGTTTCCAACCTATAAGAAATATTAGGATGCATTAACCTTTTGTACTGTCGTCTCTTAACATCAGGATCATTGGGTTGGAAGATACGATTGAAAAATCTTCTCTTCATTTTATATTTCTTACGCATTACAGGATTTAAGGCAACTACTTTGAATCTAGATCTACGCCAATCATGTTTAAAAAATCTAATTAACCATGGAATATAGATAAAGATGTATTGTTTAATAAGTTGGAAATAAAAACTACCACTTCTTTTCCTAATCCTACTCCGAATTATATCACGCAATTTTTTAAACTCTCTTTTAGCAGCTAATTCTTGCACAAATCCTGCACCTTGATATGACACTCCTTCATCACCCCCAAATCCCGACATTAATACAGTCGCGCCAGTATTTGATAATTTCTTGTATAATATGTCGGACAATAAACCATAACTCTGAACTACCGCTTCTGGTCTAATTCCTAGATAATTTACTAATGCGTAATATGCTCCGGGTGAATCTTCTCCTGTAATGATGTAATGCTTTTCGATTTGCTTATCTTTTACAAGTTTAGAGCTGAACACTTTCTCACTTTTAAAACCGACTGGTTTTATTT contains:
- a CDS encoding ABC transporter permease; amino-acid sequence: MPVCGNVNPEQIFNIIEARQIDEYGNYTDLRKVSPDTWEEMYKEAGPREAAPPPDSPPPSSLHVPGWSGQLFNYMKRDARSKINNRQQLLLTLLVSPLLAFILAYIVRYVVDPTSGDYIFRENENIPIYIFMALIVALFLGLIVSAEEIFMDRKILKREKFLHLSRSAYLLAKIKILVLISAIQSITFVLVANGVLEIRGMTFAYWLALFSTAVCANLIGLVISSAFSSAIAIYIVIPLVMIPMMILSGALFSFDKLNRKITSIDKVPLVAELMPTKWSYEALMVQQFKDNTFEKNFYDYEKHISYYNFKSAYLTRFSAVKREKERYLGKLMEDRRDLYFRWLNLYHNESVADQVKKIYEKNQIIEYEGELYQQIDPVYLDPLPEGPLGIRSHFFAPRKYFLGSYYDTYNFNISFIWFMTLLLYLALYYDLLGKLIRSPLFKGKTNS
- a CDS encoding asparagine synthase-related protein, with the protein product MSSIFIILSRSGELIVSEIVENAMNEMGSQNWQFSDTWIDKNVGFGCHVFHTTNAFGKDLMPYADVSSKCIIVADARIDYRLDLLRKLKAGTSDFDGIPDNRLILMSYLKWGEDCVMHLQGDFAFAIWDKKRNKLFGARDHFGCRPLYYVDDSKYFVISSDPNAFKALPRFRFSIDEQFILDSISTIIPEKNRSAFKGVNKLPPAHSLTVIEDDTVHLKRYWDLKVQKEFINFSKAEAVHELRNRFIEAVKQRSYSDGPIGVELSGGLDSSGIAACIKDTFKQDVPVYAFTHDLDKDQQIKPVGFKSEKVFSSKLVKDKQIEKHYIITGEDSPGAYYALVNYLGIRPEAVVQSYGLLSDILYKKLSNTGATVLMSGFGGDEGVSYQGAGFVQELAAKREFKKLRDIIRSRIRKRSGSFYFQLIKQYIFIYIPWLIRFFKHDWRRSRFKVVALNPVMRKKYKMKRRFFNRIFQPNDPDVKRRQYKRLMHPNISYRLETSYLLSKTHGIEYRYPFLDVRLIEFFFSLPSKYNYEDGIGRHLFREAMNGILLDELRLRRDKTSATIPYVLYRVVKDESIFRLLIEEGRENNKIHYVDYDKLHWMLDQYKSEISRNKMSFGTKVFLNPISVLLLQKWQREGKIDIGIKC